One genomic window of Metopolophium dirhodum isolate CAU chromosome 4, ASM1992520v1, whole genome shotgun sequence includes the following:
- the LOC132942466 gene encoding peptide chain release factor 1-like, mitochondrial isoform X2 has product MKFFNSRYIFGLFNRTLWPIKNVRSSLSSHQFLVCHSYSSLATTTNGISSELLSNSGVRSFLNKLISEDYSESMSKPNVSALISAIRSLKVDLQSLNEFEIEKEKDKEFGEQLQKEKKSHEEQLTKLELELLNSLVPNEDFDCEDVMLEITAGVGGQEAMIFTQELFEMYNSFAHYRGWKSEVADYCHTEMGGIRHACLMLSGNDCYSLLQHEGGVHRVQRVPKTEKSGRIHTSTVTVAILPQPTELDVVINDRDLVIETKRASGAGGQHVNKTDSAIRMHHKPTGVIVECQTDRSQIKNRKIALQKLRAIIYKQQLEQQQSLTRSARKQQVILQKQFFKHNSLINQLVLVQDQKKLEHIILIKIESPIIV; this is encoded by the exons ATGAAGTTCTTCAATAGCAGATATATATTTGGGTTGTTTAACAGAACCTTGTGGCCGATTAAAAATGTTCGATCATCGCTTTCAAGTCATCAGTTCTTAGTATGCCATTCATATTCTTCTTTGGCTACGACAACCAATGGAATATCTAGTGAGCTGTTAAGCAATTCAGGAGTACGGTCATTTTTGAACAAACTTATATCCGAAGATTACTCGGAGAGCATGTCCAAACCTAACGTGTCTGCCTTAATATCTGCTATACGTTCTTTAAAAGTTGATTTACAATCACTTAATGAATTTGAAATAg aaaaagaaaaagacaAAGAATTTGGTGAACaattacaaaaagaaaaaaagtctCATGAAGAGCAATTGACAAAACTAGAACTAGAA CTTCTAAATTCATTAGTGCCCAATGAGGATTTTGATTGTGAAGACGTCATGTTGGAAATAACGGCTGGAGTTGGAGGTCAAGAAGCAATGATATTCACACAAGaactttttgaaatgtataattcTTTTGCACACTATAGAGGATGGAAAAGCGAAGTAGCTGATTATTGTCATACTGAGATGg GAGGTATACGTCATGCATGTCTGATGCTGTCGGGCAATGATTGTTACAGTTTGCTGCAGCATGAAGGTGGGGTACATCGAGTTCAACGCGTCCCAAAAACAGAAAAGTCTGGACGAATTCATACTAGTACTGTAACAGTAGCCATATTACCTCAGCCAACCGaa ttagatGTGGTGATTAATGACAGAGATTTAGTAATAGAAACTAAGCGAGCATCTGGTGCAGGGGGCCAACATGTCAACAAAACTGACAGTGCTATAAGAATGCACCATAAACCAACcg GTGTTATAGTCGAGTGTCAAACAGACAgatcacaaattaaaaacagaaaaatagcattacaaaaattaagagcgatcatttataaacaacaactCGAGCAACAACAATCGTTGACTAGATCTGCTAGAAAACAACAAGTAATTCTTCAAAAACAATTCTTCAAACATAATAGTTTAATCAACca GTTGGTTCTAGTGCAAGATCAGAAAAAATTagaacatataattttaatcaagaTCGAATCACCGATCATCGTCTGA
- the LOC132942466 gene encoding peptide chain release factor 1-like, mitochondrial isoform X1: protein MKFFNSRYIFGLFNRTLWPIKNVRSSLSSHQFLVCHSYSSLATTTNGISSELLSNSGVRSFLNKLISEDYSESMSKPNVSALISAIRSLKVDLQSLNEFEIEKEKDKEFGEQLQKEKKSHEEQLTKLELELLNSLVPNEDFDCEDVMLEITAGVGGQEAMIFTQELFEMYNSFAHYRGWKSEVADYCHTEMGGIRHACLMLSGNDCYSLLQHEGGVHRVQRVPKTEKSGRIHTSTVTVAILPQPTELDVVINDRDLVIETKRASGAGGQHVNKTDSAIRMHHKPTGVIVECQTDRSQIKNRKIALQKLRAIIYKQQLEQQQSLTRSARKQQVGSSARSEKIRTYNFNQDRITDHRLTKSFHNLVGFLEGREYLDKVVIELQERAKKILFNEFIESISGQN from the exons ATGAAGTTCTTCAATAGCAGATATATATTTGGGTTGTTTAACAGAACCTTGTGGCCGATTAAAAATGTTCGATCATCGCTTTCAAGTCATCAGTTCTTAGTATGCCATTCATATTCTTCTTTGGCTACGACAACCAATGGAATATCTAGTGAGCTGTTAAGCAATTCAGGAGTACGGTCATTTTTGAACAAACTTATATCCGAAGATTACTCGGAGAGCATGTCCAAACCTAACGTGTCTGCCTTAATATCTGCTATACGTTCTTTAAAAGTTGATTTACAATCACTTAATGAATTTGAAATAg aaaaagaaaaagacaAAGAATTTGGTGAACaattacaaaaagaaaaaaagtctCATGAAGAGCAATTGACAAAACTAGAACTAGAA CTTCTAAATTCATTAGTGCCCAATGAGGATTTTGATTGTGAAGACGTCATGTTGGAAATAACGGCTGGAGTTGGAGGTCAAGAAGCAATGATATTCACACAAGaactttttgaaatgtataattcTTTTGCACACTATAGAGGATGGAAAAGCGAAGTAGCTGATTATTGTCATACTGAGATGg GAGGTATACGTCATGCATGTCTGATGCTGTCGGGCAATGATTGTTACAGTTTGCTGCAGCATGAAGGTGGGGTACATCGAGTTCAACGCGTCCCAAAAACAGAAAAGTCTGGACGAATTCATACTAGTACTGTAACAGTAGCCATATTACCTCAGCCAACCGaa ttagatGTGGTGATTAATGACAGAGATTTAGTAATAGAAACTAAGCGAGCATCTGGTGCAGGGGGCCAACATGTCAACAAAACTGACAGTGCTATAAGAATGCACCATAAACCAACcg GTGTTATAGTCGAGTGTCAAACAGACAgatcacaaattaaaaacagaaaaatagcattacaaaaattaagagcgatcatttataaacaacaactCGAGCAACAACAATCGTTGACTAGATCTGCTAGAAAACAACAA GTTGGTTCTAGTGCAAGATCAGAAAAAATTagaacatataattttaatcaagaTCGAATCACCGATCATCGTCTGACTAAAAGTTTCCATAACTTAGTTGGGTTTTTAGAAGGCAGAGAGTATTTGGATAAGGTAGTCATTGAGTTACAAGAAAGAGCAAAAAAAATACTctttaatgaatttattgaaaGTATTTCTGgacaaaattaa
- the LOC132942466 gene encoding peptide chain release factor 1-like, mitochondrial isoform X3: MSKPNVSALISAIRSLKVDLQSLNEFEIEKEKDKEFGEQLQKEKKSHEEQLTKLELELLNSLVPNEDFDCEDVMLEITAGVGGQEAMIFTQELFEMYNSFAHYRGWKSEVADYCHTEMGGIRHACLMLSGNDCYSLLQHEGGVHRVQRVPKTEKSGRIHTSTVTVAILPQPTELDVVINDRDLVIETKRASGAGGQHVNKTDSAIRMHHKPTGVIVECQTDRSQIKNRKIALQKLRAIIYKQQLEQQQSLTRSARKQQVGSSARSEKIRTYNFNQDRITDHRLTKSFHNLVGFLEGREYLDKVVIELQERAKKILFNEFIESISGQN; encoded by the exons ATGTCCAAACCTAACGTGTCTGCCTTAATATCTGCTATACGTTCTTTAAAAGTTGATTTACAATCACTTAATGAATTTGAAATAg aaaaagaaaaagacaAAGAATTTGGTGAACaattacaaaaagaaaaaaagtctCATGAAGAGCAATTGACAAAACTAGAACTAGAA CTTCTAAATTCATTAGTGCCCAATGAGGATTTTGATTGTGAAGACGTCATGTTGGAAATAACGGCTGGAGTTGGAGGTCAAGAAGCAATGATATTCACACAAGaactttttgaaatgtataattcTTTTGCACACTATAGAGGATGGAAAAGCGAAGTAGCTGATTATTGTCATACTGAGATGg GAGGTATACGTCATGCATGTCTGATGCTGTCGGGCAATGATTGTTACAGTTTGCTGCAGCATGAAGGTGGGGTACATCGAGTTCAACGCGTCCCAAAAACAGAAAAGTCTGGACGAATTCATACTAGTACTGTAACAGTAGCCATATTACCTCAGCCAACCGaa ttagatGTGGTGATTAATGACAGAGATTTAGTAATAGAAACTAAGCGAGCATCTGGTGCAGGGGGCCAACATGTCAACAAAACTGACAGTGCTATAAGAATGCACCATAAACCAACcg GTGTTATAGTCGAGTGTCAAACAGACAgatcacaaattaaaaacagaaaaatagcattacaaaaattaagagcgatcatttataaacaacaactCGAGCAACAACAATCGTTGACTAGATCTGCTAGAAAACAACAA GTTGGTTCTAGTGCAAGATCAGAAAAAATTagaacatataattttaatcaagaTCGAATCACCGATCATCGTCTGACTAAAAGTTTCCATAACTTAGTTGGGTTTTTAGAAGGCAGAGAGTATTTGGATAAGGTAGTCATTGAGTTACAAGAAAGAGCAAAAAAAATACTctttaatgaatttattgaaaGTATTTCTGgacaaaattaa